A single region of the Brachypodium distachyon strain Bd21 chromosome 3, Brachypodium_distachyon_v3.0, whole genome shotgun sequence genome encodes:
- the LOC104584067 gene encoding BTB/POZ and MATH domain-containing protein 2, which yields MEEPQKPPIARTTASTCAAETARGTHAFKIAGYKLHKGLGVGNFIRSASFAVGGYRWCVRYYPDGSHRRDQGYVSIGVELQSPRSEVRALYDLWLTNPATGASSPVFSRPSSFPAFSTFKPDQNFRGSNQFMKRELLEASPYLQDDCLVIHCDLTVLKGIRVEEEETTMGMGMASEIQVPPSDSPDSFGKLVEEKKRADVVAFMRLRARFFSDLRIKNAARTRGGRERESEDR from the coding sequence ATGGAAGAACCGCAGAAGCCGCCGATAGCGAGGACGACGGCGTCGACGTGCGCCGCCGAGACGGCGCGGGGCACGCACGCGTTCAAGATCGCGGGCTACAAGCTGCACAAGGGCCTCGGCGTCGGCAATTTCATCCGGTCCGCCTCCTTCGCCGTGGGCGGCTACCGCTGGTGCGTCCGCTACTACCCCGACGGAAGCCACCGCCGAGATCAGGGCTACGTGTCGATCGGCGTGGAGCTCCAGAGCCCGCGCTCCGAGGTGAGGGCGCTCTATGACCTGTGGCTGACGAATCCGGCCACGGGGGCGTCGTCGCCGGTCTTCTCCCGGCCATCGTCTTTCCCGGCGTTCAGCACCTTCAAGCCCGACCAGAACTTCAGGGGGAGTAACCAGTTCATGAAGAGGGAATTGCTGGAAGCGTCTCCTTACCTGCAGGACGACTGCCTTGTGATCCACTGCGATCTGACTGTCCTCAAGGGGATACgggtagaggaggaggagaccacCATGGGCATGGGCATGGCCTCCGAGATCCAGGTGCCGCCGTCGGACTCGCCGGACAGTTTTGGCAAATtggtggaggagaagaagcgaGCGGATGTGGTGGCTTTTATGCGGTTGCGCGCAAGATTCTTCTCGGACCTGAGGATCAAGAACGCTGCACGCACACGAGGTGGACGGGAACGAGAGAGTGAAGACAGGTAG